The proteins below are encoded in one region of Metallibacterium scheffleri:
- a CDS encoding ABC transporter permease encodes MRFLINAATWLALLLGLYLWIRSPWWLLLILVAVGAGAMLLTRRGRQALAVARMGLSTLPQRIGASSVILVGIAGVVGVLVALLAMGGGLAQTLRATGSSDTAIVLRAGSTGELASGLTRGEVTLIAQAPGIARDARGVPLTSPELVVVANLPKRGSSSDANVELRGVGPLARAAHGKVKLIQGRWFTPGLRELVVGSGAEREFSGVKLGDSVRLGSQPWKVVGVFKAGDAHDSELWADADTVASAYRRGGFSSVIVRLARPADFAMLKAALLSNPQLHVMVQTTRAYYAAQSEGVTRVIRVVGISVGVIMALGAIFGALNTMYAAVSARGREIATLRALGFGGLPVVLAVLLETLLLALLGGVLGGAIAWGLFNGYTVSTLGADFSQVVFQFHVSPALLVQGLKWALAIGFIGGIFPALRAARVPVSVALREL; translated from the coding sequence GCGCCATGCTGCTGACGCGGCGCGGCCGTCAGGCGCTGGCGGTGGCGCGCATGGGTCTGAGCACGCTGCCGCAACGCATCGGCGCCAGCTCGGTGATCCTGGTCGGCATCGCCGGCGTGGTCGGCGTGCTGGTGGCGCTGCTGGCCATGGGCGGCGGGCTGGCGCAGACGCTGCGCGCCACTGGCAGCAGCGACACCGCCATCGTGCTGCGCGCCGGTTCCACCGGCGAACTCGCATCGGGACTCACGCGCGGCGAGGTGACGCTGATCGCGCAGGCGCCAGGCATCGCGCGCGACGCCCGGGGCGTGCCACTGACCTCGCCCGAGCTCGTCGTCGTGGCCAATCTGCCCAAGCGCGGCAGCAGCAGTGACGCCAATGTCGAGCTGCGCGGCGTCGGCCCGCTGGCGCGCGCGGCGCATGGCAAGGTCAAGCTGATCCAGGGGCGCTGGTTCACGCCCGGCCTGCGCGAACTGGTGGTCGGCAGCGGTGCCGAGCGCGAGTTTTCCGGTGTGAAGCTGGGCGATAGCGTGCGCCTCGGCAGCCAGCCGTGGAAAGTGGTCGGCGTGTTCAAGGCTGGCGATGCGCATGATTCCGAGCTGTGGGCCGATGCCGATACCGTGGCCAGTGCCTACCGCCGCGGCGGATTCTCATCGGTGATCGTGCGCCTGGCCAGGCCCGCCGATTTCGCCATGCTCAAGGCCGCGTTGCTGTCCAATCCGCAACTGCACGTGATGGTGCAGACCACGCGTGCCTACTACGCCGCGCAGTCCGAGGGCGTGACCCGGGTGATCCGCGTCGTCGGCATCAGCGTCGGCGTGATCATGGCGCTGGGTGCGATCTTCGGCGCGCTCAACACCATGTACGCGGCGGTCAGCGCGCGCGGTCGCGAGATCGCCACCCTGCGCGCGCTGGGTTTCGGCGGCCTGCCGGTGGTGCTGGCGGTGCTGCTGGAGACGCTGCTGCTGGCGCTGCTCGGCGGCGTGCTCGGCGGCGCCATCGCCTGGGGGCTGTTCAACGGCTATACGGTGTCCACCCTGGGCGCGGATTTCAGCCAGGTGGTGTTCCAGTTCCACGTGAGTCCAGCGCTGCTGGTGCAGGGCCTGAAGTGGGCGCTGGCGATCGGCTTCATCGGCGGCATCTTCCCCGCGCTGCGCGCCGCGCGCGTGCCGGTCAGCGTGGCGCTGCGCGAGCTGTAG